The Oenanthe melanoleuca isolate GR-GAL-2019-014 chromosome 1, OMel1.0, whole genome shotgun sequence genome segment AATGAGCGTGAAAAAGGGCATGAAAATACAAGAAGAATATATAACTAAGCATGTCTGCTACTGCATAAGAGTCTTAGATTTCACAGCTTAATTCCTGTTCTTGCATTTTAAGTGGGTAATTTTCTCCATCCAGTACAGTTATAGATCTTCCCTTAAAGGCTTTTTCCTGTGGCAACTGCACACTGAGTCCCTGTCATCAGGCTGAGGTACAAGTTCCATTCCATCCCGTATTTCAGGTTTGCTGGCTTGGCGCTCGgcatatttctgaaatatgtaAACAACATTTAAGAATGCTGTAAGCACCAACATATAATTCATGAAGCAgaattttcctcctcccttccacTCAGAAGCCTACCTTTATCCAGGCTCCTTGTGTCATTGTTTACAACCTCTGCACAAGGTGTCTTTGTAACACACCTACTAACAGGCTACACTGCCTCTAAAAACCTCCTTTCATGCTTCTGCCTATTATTATGGTAACTTGAATATTGTCATCATTTGTGCCTAACCACTTTATGCAGATAATgcataaaaatgtcatttttgtaCACTGAACAGTTCCAAACTTTGTTAACCTGTGGCTTGTGAAGCATCTAACTGCATAGCAgtacaggaaaagaaatccatACTTTCAGAGAGGAGAAACTTCTTTCACTAGAGATTTGCATTTTCTAAGGAAGAAATGACTACTTCATCCCCTATACTCTACTAGTCACACTTCTGGAACTTCTTTTCCATATATTAATTGTTTTGTAGTAGAGTAGCTCATGATGTAAGTGTGAAAAGTAGAAAGGGAAAAGTGAAGAAAACTGGATATACAGATTATCTCCTACAGATCTATTAGAAACCAAATACCAAGTAACAATGAAAACAGGATTGACTGGGGatggaggcaaaaaaaatttcCGATTTTGTAAAATAACTATTACGTCAGGTAGCTTCTTTAATGAGGAAGCAGGGTTTAGCAAGCTCTTCACACTGATCTCCCATGAATAATATGTACCATGTCTGCTATTAATCTAAGTAAGGACTGAACATGAAATTTATAGCATTGGTAGCAGTAGATGGGAGGAGAGTAATAAAGTGGTCTATTGTACTCACCTGGAGCACTTTATAATAGTAGCAGTAAAACCTGTGAGGCTGAAGTAATTCTCTTGCCATTAATTGTCCTTCTTTAGCAATTTTTCTTGCTTCCTCatcattttcctggaaaattcaGATGAAACAAATTAATAACAGAGCAATCAGTGAGTTACTCAAAGCTTGACTAGCATTCgaagttttattaaaattgcagatttgtttaaaaatactggATTGCTTTTATAGTCACTACTGCTACCTTAGGGCTATCAATAATAACTTCCATGACTAACTGTACAATTTTGAAAACTCAGTTGATTACTGCTCTACGATTTTGTCCAAGCCCCAAGCCTCTTCAAAATCAGTTCTGATATCCCCCAGACCTACTTAGTTTTACAGAGGACAACACCATAGTTGTTGTCCTGTCCAATGCAATGGAATTCaatatcttctttttaaaaataactgcatgAATTCATGTTCTTATTCTCAAGCTTACTAGGTCTATGTTTCAAAGCTTTTAGTATTCTCTTCTGATTCCTTAGGCAGAATTACAGAATTCTTGGAAGAGAAACTCCTCCTGTGTTTTTTTAACCTTACAAATGGTGTTTTCAATCACACAATTGTATGTGTGCTTACAGGATCCCAGCCTCTCACTCTGAGCACTTTACAGAGAGCAGtactttttttacatttaaacagAACATGCAGCAACTTCTGCTCTAGTCAGGGCCTAAAAGAGCTATAACATTAATTAAGTAGTATCTAGGAATCTGGTTGTTTCTTTCACAATTACCTTAGTCAGTGTACTAAGGCTCTGACTCATGAAGTCTTCTGCCATACCTAAAATGAACACTTAAGTATTGCCTTAAATAGAGATGGTTACATCAAATAAGGCCTTCCCATCTTGTACTAACAACAAAATGTACTTCCTTTAGTCAAGGATCTCAATAGCATTCATGCAAAACATTTATGTGTAAATATGAAAGAAGAGACTATTAAGAGAAATTGTTTACATGTTTATTTATCACTTTGAACTTGAATCAATAATGGAACTTACCTTAgcccattttattttctctagcAAGTCCTCTAAGTTTCTCTTAACTGGAACATAATGTTTCCAAGGTTTTAATCCAATATAAAAGTGTTCATAGTACTGGGAATCTTGCTTCAATACCAGGCTGTCACCCAGCAAGAGGTATGGAAACCTGTAAGCTGCTACGGTGCCATCTACATTCACTTGGTATTTGTACTACAGCATgtagagagaggaaaaaaggtgAAATGTTTTGTATCAGAATGAGAACACTGTATAAAGTATTATTTTAACAGGCAAGAAGTAATCATGTTTATTAAATTTCATCTTCAAACTTGTTTTAGCATTAAGCATGTGAAGTTTCATGGTCTTCTGGAtaacataaaggaaaaaaggatttgTTTTCATCACGAGGATGACAGTCAAGAACCTTTGTGTCTCATGAACTGCCTGATGGGTGTCCTACTGAAGTGTCCTGGGATAGAGCAAGGgccacagcagggaaggaaacaaaactaaTCTATACTTCAATTCAAACTCAGTAAATTTATTCTGACTTAACATTATTATGTAGAATAATCTGAAATGTATTactatataaaataaactgaaacaTTATACTAAAAGTAACCATGAATGTACTTGGCCGTTACAGCATTTCTGAAACATCAATCTTTGGAGCAGAATTTCATTTGCTATATATTATAATGGCTTTATACAGGTCTCTGtcccctttctttttctatctCTCTTGCAGAAGAATTTGTATCCTAAAGTACAACAAAACCACtcatatatttttctgatttgtcACTACAAAGACACTGACATCCACAGTGTAGTTCCAATGGATATAAGTTGTGTCCACAGTTTTCATATTTACCCCAAATAAAAGAAACCTTGATGGTGAGAAATCCAATTTCTCAGTctactaaaaaataaaaataagcaaaaatgtCTCTCTAAAGGtctttcttggttttctttacATGTGCATCACACTAAGACATTGATTACAGGTGGTTTATCTACAGTGCATGGACCCATGCTCCCATACAGCACAATTGTTTTGTTTACTGAAAAGAATTAACAAAAGTAAGCCTTGTCTTTTCAGTTGGTAagaacacaacagaaaaattaatccaaaacTGTAATTTGATTGCTACCTTAAAGAAGTCAAAGAAGCCCATCAGCtgagccttccccagctctttttctttttctctaaagaaGAAATATCCAGTTATTCCAGCATCTAGTAGTTCTGGATTTTCCTTGGATAACTTGACAAGATGGAGACGCTCTTCTCGGCTGTCTCGACCTCTGAATAAAGCCCgctcagttttgttttcccagaAGGGGCCTGTGAGAAGTGAGTGATAAGgcaaagcaaacagcagtgaaatattCAGGATCTGTTCAATGCAAATAAAGAACGTGGTTTGACAGTGGCATTGCACTTGGAGACATGGTAGGGCATGGTTTCCCATAAGCACTTATTAATCACAGGGTTAACTCCCAATTCTGTTTTGAATTTTGGAATAAGAAACTCTTAAAAGGAAAACCCAAGAATTGCTTTTCCACTCAACAATCTTTTATTTCAATAACCTCAACAATCTTGAAAGGTATATAAGGGATTACAATAAAATAAGTAAGGAAAATACTATTAAAGCAATTCTCCATCCATAAAGCCTGCCACAATAACCAAATTTCTTCAGTAAAATCCACTTCTGTTACCCAGCAATTTAGTTAGAGAACCACTTAATGATGccctaaaagaaaataaatggctATGTTGTGTCCTCTAAACACTCAGCATGAGTCTGAAAGACTTAATCTCTGCTTACTgcctgcttttaaaaacattaactATGCCCTTCCTTACCTTTCTGCTGAAAATCTCCCTAAAGGACCTACTAAATTGAGTAGTCTCTTACCGTCTCCTAATTGGAAAAGCAGCTATATTAAATAAGTAAACACACAAAGCCTCAAACTAATCATTTAattgaatatttaatttaaaaactaataaagaaaagaagaactgagaactaattaaataaaaataaataactttccACTCCAGTTTTACTCCTTAGGTATTGCTTATACCATTTGTTTGATCCCTAAGTACTCTTTAATTTCCTGACGGGCAGGAAGACACCTGTCAGTAAAGCTGACTCTTCTTTCAAAGCCAGAAAAGCAATTTGAGAGATCTCACTCTAAGGTATTTTTTCATATGGATAATGTTTTCTCATTTGAaagaggctgcagcacagccttaCTTCACCTTACTTCTTTCAggtttcaaattaattttttgcaaACAGAACACTGGGCTAAAACACAGTCAGGAAAAGGCTACTATTTGAATAGAAGAAACATATTTGAGCCCTTTACTGAGGAGAAAGGCCTTTTAATTACATTTAGTTTTCCTTTGCCAGGTCACAGCAGGTATCTTCTGGATACCTTTAATGTAAAATTCATTTATTGCAAACTGGACTTCTTAAATTTTGGTTCTAAAATATATACGTGCTTACTGGCAGCATTGAAAAGCGTTTGCAATCTGTAAAGACTAAGCTGCTTGCATTCAGAGATGTCCTAGGGCACTTTGAACTGAAGACTTTAACACATTATTGGAATGCAACTTGCTTTAAAATTCACAGTCTCGAACTCACCTGTATTTCCCTGAATGGAAAGGAGATCATTGGTGACTCCACGCAGGGTTTCCAGAGTGGAGTGGGTTACATCATACGTTGGCAGGACGATATCTCTGGAATCCACAGAGCCACACCAGGAGATGACAGGTACAGGACCAGGTGTATCATTAGCTTTCCGATGCTCAACTGGCCAGTCTCCAACATTGAGATAAAACTCCACGTCAGGAAGGCGAACCTAAATGTGTACCAAGAAAGGATAATAACACAGAGAAGTGTTTGTCACTCTTAAATCCATTCCTCAGCTCTCCCATGTCACGCAGACTCAGTGCACCTACTGGACAGTTCACAGATTTAGCTGTGCTTAATGTATGAATTCCAAGCTCCTGCCCTGCAAGCAAGTACGAAAAGAACACCCAGAGGGCCACAAAACAGCTCGCAGGTGGGACTTAGCCCCTGGAGCTGTCCAAGCATTTTCATTactgccagcaccagcccccACTCAGTACTCCTAACACACAGCGCTGTCTTGATGGAAAAACAAATGTCAAATCTTACTTCAGGAATTATACATCTGAAGATAGAACAACAATTGCAATACTGCCATATTTAACCTGGACAAGAGACAACTGAGAAGGGATCTTACCAATGCTTACAAATATCTTAAGGGCAGGAGTCAAGAGGATGAGGCCAGACTATTTCCAATGGTGctcagtgacaggacaaggagaaacAGGCACATACAGGAAGCGCCATCTGAATATGAGGGAAAACTTCCTTACTGTGAGGATGATGGAGCCATGGAGCAGACTGCCCAGACAAGCTGTGGATATTCAAAACCCACCCCGGAGGTGATCCTGTGCAACCAGTTCTGGGTGAACCTGCTTtggcagggagttggactagatgctctccagaggtcccttcccaccccaacCACTTTGTGATTCTGAGATATTGCCTTAACAGTCTGACATGATCCAAACTGATACCTTCCTGGCCAGTGACAGGAACATTTCATCGGAGAACATTTTGAAGTCTGTGTACTTCCCCAGGGAGCGCCGGTAGATGTGATTATCCAGGATAGTGTAATGAACAAGAGCACCCCTTGTTTGGCTGAACTTGGCTGGGATTTCCTTAAGCATTCGCTCCAGGTCAATGGTGGGAAACGAAATGAAGTCTTCTGTAATCTGAGGTTCCTGGGATGGACAGGACATCATGTCCTGCCAGACCTTAGAGTCTTCTTCAGGACAGTCACAGTATTCATGATAAACTGGTTCTGTGGAAAACAAAGCACTAGAGTCTGTATTTGTGATTCTACAGCACACATAATTTATAAGTTAATGGCATTAAGTGGCTTGGCATTTTTTATACCATGTTTTCTACAGTTTT includes the following:
- the POGLUT3 gene encoding protein O-glucosyltransferase 3: MGAAGAVGSRGLLVLLVLLGAAGSLLPAAEPAEPVSAERSLAWGPGLQAGLTVPVRYFYIQAVSAAGHNFSRSPPGKTQFKVVIKALSPKEVTRIYAPRPLDRNDGTFLMRYRMYGSVTKGLKIEILYGDQHVAQSPYILKEPVYHEYCDCPEEDSKVWQDMMSCPSQEPQITEDFISFPTIDLERMLKEIPAKFSQTRGALVHYTILDNHIYRRSLGKYTDFKMFSDEMFLSLARKVRLPDVEFYLNVGDWPVEHRKANDTPGPVPVISWCGSVDSRDIVLPTYDVTHSTLETLRGVTNDLLSIQGNTGPFWENKTERALFRGRDSREERLHLVKLSKENPELLDAGITGYFFFREKEKELGKAQLMGFFDFFKYKYQVNVDGTVAAYRFPYLLLGDSLVLKQDSQYYEHFYIGLKPWKHYVPVKRNLEDLLEKIKWAKENDEEARKIAKEGQLMARELLQPHRFYCYYYKVLQKYAERQASKPEIRDGMELVPQPDDRDSVCSCHRKKPLREDL